In one window of Mus pahari chromosome 3, PAHARI_EIJ_v1.1, whole genome shotgun sequence DNA:
- the LOC110317929 gene encoding olfactory receptor 141-like produces the protein MGFSFCKIYMKNITEATSFLLKGLTDNNELQIILFFLFLAIYLFTLIGNIGLIILVVGDPQLHNPMYCFLSALSFVDACYSSDITPNMLAGFMSKSKMISFHGCVTQMFLAVTFGTTECFLLAAMAYDRYVAIHDPLLYAVSMSPRVYVPLIIASYAGGIVHAIIHTVATFSLSFCQSNEVKHIFCDIPPLLAISCSETYVNELLLFFFVSFIELVTILIILFSYAFILLSILKMNSAEGRRKVFSTCGSHLTAVSICYGTSLFMYVRPSSNYSLEHDMIVSIFYTIGIPMLNPIIYSLRNKDVKEAMKRVLRKNFILNIEIKT, from the exons atgggtttttctttttgcaaaatcta CATGAAAAACATTACAGAAGCTACTTCATTTCTCCTCAAGGGACTCACAGACAACAATGAACTTCAGAtcattctctttttcctcttcctagcAATTTACCTTTTTACTCTAATAGGAAATATAGGACTTATTATTTTAGTTGTTGGTGATCCCCAACTCCACAACCCTATGTACTGTTTCCTTAGTGCATTGTCTTTTGTAGATGCTTGCTATTCTTCAGATATCACCCCAAACATGCTAGCAGGCTTTATGTCTAAAAGCAAAATGATTTCATTTCATGGTTGTGTGACACAGATGTTTCTTGCTGTTACATTTGGAACCACAGAATGCTTTCTTTTGGCAGCAATGGCATATGATCGATATGTAGCCATTCACGACCCACTTCTGTATGCAGTGAGCATGTCTCCTCGAGTCTATGTACCACTTATCATTGCTTCCTATGCTGGTGGAATTGTGCATGCTATTATCCACACAGTGGCCACTTTCAGCCTGTCTTTCTGCCAGTCCAATGAAGTCAAACACATATTCTGTGATATACCTCCTCTACTTGCTATTTCCTGCTCAGAAACATATGTAAATGagctcttgctcttcttctttgtgagtttcattgAGCTAGTGACCATCCTGATCATTCTGTTTTCCTATGCATTTATCCTGTTGTCAATCCTGAAGATGAATTCAgctgaagggagaagaaaagtctTTTCTACATGTGGATCTCACCTCACTGCTGTGTCCATTTGTTATGGCACAAGCCTCTTCATGTATGTAAGACCTAGTTCCAACTATTCCCTGGAGCACGATATGATAGTGTCTATATTTTATACCATTGGGATTCCCATGCTCAACCCCATCATCTACAGTCTGAGAAACAAAGATGTAAAAGAGGCAATGAAAAGAGTTTTGagaaaaaattttatattaaacattgaaataaaaacttaa